The region TCGGTGATTCAGTAACAAAATGTTTTAATTGTGGTGAGATAACAAATTTTGCAAATAAAGAACGTACATACCGATGTAGGGACTGTGGAGAGCCACTATTGAGGGCATCGGATAAATGTATAAAGTGTGGAGGTGACGCAGAATCCATAAGACTTTGGTCAGAGGAAACACCTATGCAGTATGAATCTGATTCTATTGGCTGCCTCGGTTATTTTGTAGCAATATTATTTACGCCATTATCTTGTATAATAGCTATCCTATGTTATTTTAGTAATGGAAGTGAGAAAGCGAAAAAAATTTCTATTGTTTCTGCAATTACATTTTTAATTCTTGCAGGGCTTAGAATTCTTCTTTCTATTATTTTAATATAAGTAAGACGCAGTTTTTCATATTATATTTATGAAATTAGACTACCACAATTATGGGACTTTAGGCTTTGATTAAGGTCGTAAAAAGTAGATTGTTGTGCTATACTATCCTTAAAGGAAAGAGTTAAGACAGACAGTATAAAAACAACATTTAGTTCATTTCCTACCTAAAAAAGTTATTTTGATTTAAATCTTCATTTGCATATAACTAGCTGCAGTTCCAGATGAATCAGGAAAGAATAAAACTACATAGAAAAGAGAGAGAATATGAAGGCAGATTTAACATGGTTGGATAACCCAGAAGTGTTTCGTGTCAATCAGTTAGCAGCTCACAGTGATCACCCTTTTTACAAGAGTAAGGAGGAGATGGAACTAAGTACTTCCGAGGTTCCCTTTAGTCAGAATTTTACCGAGAAAAACTCCTTACTACAATCGTTAAATGGTACGTGGCAGTTTCGATATTCTGTGAGTGCAAAAGAAAGACCAGAGTATTTTTATCAAGAAGATTTTATCGGAAGCGACTTCGATGAAATTGCGGTTCCATGTCATATTGAGTTAGCAGGTTATGATAAAATACATTATATTAATACGATGTATCCATGGGAAGGCCATTACTATCGAAGACCGGCGTATTGTTTAGGAAATGATAGTTTGAGAGGAACCTTTAGTGAGGCTTCTTATAATCCGGTTGGATCTTATCGGAAACGCTTTGATATAGAGAAAGGCTTACTTGGAAAAAGAGTGTGCATAAGTTTTGAAGGCGTAGAACAAGCAATGTATATCTGGTTAAATGGGCAATTTATTGGTTATGCAGAAGATAGTTTTACCCCTTCCGAATTTGATTTAACACCTTACATAAAGGAAAAAGATAATATTTTAGCGGTAGAAGTTCATAAAAGAAGTACGGCCGCTTTTCTTGAAGATCAGGATTTCTTCCGATTCTTTGGTATCTTTCGAAATGTTACCTTGTATGCAAAACCTGAGATACATATTGAAGATATGTGGGTTAAACCACAATTAAATGAAGATAACTCTTCAGGAAAACTTGGACTTGAGTTAAAGATATCGAATCGGATTGAATTAGGGACGATAACACTTAAGGTTCAAGATGATAATCATAAAATTATACTTGAAAAAAGCATAGAAGCGAAAGAAAAAGTTAGTTATGAATCAAATGTAATAGAGAATATTATTCCTTGGTCATATAAAAATCCATATTTATATACGGTAAATCTTGAAGTATATGATAACAGTGGATGCTTAGTTGAAATTGTACCATATAGAATAGGATTTCGAAGGATTGAAATCAAGGATAAACTTATACTTCTCAATGGAAAACGACTAATAATTAATGGTGTGAACCGCCATGAGTGGAGTCAGACCAGTGGAAGATGTATTAATTTATCTGATATGCAGACAGATATGAAACTGATTCTTCAAAATAATATTAATGCTGTTCGTACCAGCCATTATCCAAATCAGATACCTTGGTATTATCTTTGTGATGTTAGTGGCATCTATGTCATGTCTGAGACGAACTTAGAATCTCATGGCTCATGGCAAAAGTTGGGAGCTATAGAACCTTCTTGGAATATGCCGGGTAGTATTCTACAGTGGAAAGAAGCCGTAGTTGACCGTGCGAGAACTAATTTTGAAACCTTTAAGAATCATACCTCAATACTATTTTGGTCCCTAGGGAATGAATCCTATGCAGGAGATAATATCGAGAGTATGAATCAATTCTTTAAAGAAAATGATGCTAGTAGACTTGTACATTATGAAGGAGTAGTGAATAACAGAGCTTATGAATCTACTATATCCGATGTAGAGAGCCGTATGTATGCGTCTTCTAAACAAATAGAAGAATATTTGGAATCAGATCCAGCAAAACCTTTTATTTTATGCGAATATATGCATGATATGGGAAATTCTTTGGGTGGGCTGAAATCATATATTGACTTGATACCTCGTTATGAGATGTATCAAGGTGGATTTATTTGGGATTTTATCGATCAAGCATTATTAGTAAAGGATGAGATATCAGGTGAGATGGTACTTCGATACGGAGGAGACTTCGATGACAGACCTTCTGACTATGAATTCTCAGGAGATGGAATCGTATTTGCAGATAGAACAGAAAAACCATCAGTACAGGAGGTGAAATATTACTATGGATTGTATCAATCATAAGGATTCAGATAAATTACAGATTGTCTATGGAGACGTAGTCTTAGGAGTCCATGGCAATGGCTTTCATTACCTCTTTTCTTATCAGGTGGGTGGTTTGGAATCCTTAGTAATCGACGGAAAAGAGTGGTTATATCGTAGTCCAAAACCTACTTTTTGGAGAGCAACTACATGCAATGACAGAGGAAATGGATTTCCATTACGTTCTGGAATGTGGCTAAGTGCTGATTGCTTTATCAGATGCAGTGAGATTACATTAAAAATTGATGGTGAAGAGAAAAAGCCTCAAATTGCTCCTGATAATAATCAGTATTCATCAGAGGAATTTACCTCCAACGTCTCAATCACTTTCACTTATGAGACAATAACTGTTCCTTCTACAACTGTAGACGTAGAATATGAGGTGCTTCCATCAGGTATCATCAATGTAAATGTTCATTATCACGGCAACGCTACATTACCTGAACTACCGGTTTTTGGTATGCGATTTATTATGCCAACCAAAGCAACCTCATATCGTTATGAAGGTCTATCAGGTGAAACCTACCCAGATAGAATGGCTGGTGGACTAGAAGGAATTTATGAAATTGAAGGACTTCCAGTTACGAAATATTTGGTACCTCAAGATTGTAATGTACACATGAAGACAAAATGGGTAGAGGTGTACCGTAATACTACGAAAAATAATTCCGATCATGATAACCAGAAATTTGGACTGAAAATTTCCAGTATCAATAAAGAATTTGCATTTTCATGTATTCCTTATACTGCTCTGGAACTGGAGAATGCGACTCATCAGGAAGAACTTCCTTTTCCAAGACGTACTGTTTTGTCCATCCTTGGAGCTGTCAGAGGTGTTGGAGGAATTAATAGTTGGGGTGCAGATGTTGAACCAGAATATCATATCAATGCAGGTGAGGATATATGTTATTCGTTTCAGATTTCAAAAGCGAAGTCCATGTAAGAATTAGATACCAGGCGGCAATCCATGAAAAATTAAAATGCAAAAAGGATTAAATCTCTTTTGCCTTTTCCAACTTACTGAAATAAGTTTTAGCAATCATTAATTTCAAGTATTGTTAATATTCTGACCCAGAAATTCCGTTAGGTGCAGATAAAGTTGATATCTCATTAATATATAACTATATAGATACTAGTAGTTCAACACTTGAGGCGGCTATAATTAGAGAAGACTAGTACTAATAGGAAAGGAAGGATAGAATGAAGCAGGTTGTAATACCAAATACAGATTTGAAAGTATCTAATATATGCCTAGGTGCAGGTAACTTTGGTGATAAGCTAAACGAAGAGGAAGTATATCAGGTCCTAGATGCCTTTGTTTCAGCGGGTGGTAACTTTATTGATACAGCGAAAGTATATTGCAGTTGGGCTACAGGCGATAACAGCAGTGAGCAATACCTAGGAAGATGGCTTAAATTACGAAACGCTTATCAAAATGTCATGATAGCGACAAAAGGTGGTCATTTTTACATTGGAGATAAAGAAAAGAAATCTCGTGTAAGTAGACAAGAAATAGCAACTGACCTAGAGGAGAGCTTACAAACTTTGGGACTTGACTGCATTGGAATGTATTATCTACATCGCGATGATAAACTATTACCAGTAGAAGAAATCGTAGATTTCTGCGAGGATTTTGTAAAAGAAGGAAAAATACGCTACTATGCCTTTTCTAACTGGGATATAGACAGAGCAGAGAGTGCTTTAGATTATGCCAAAACTACAGGGAAAAAAGGCTTTGTAGCATTGTCAAATCAGTACAGCCTAGCTTATGTAGAGAAAAAAAATAACATGAATCCGGATAAGACACTTATATTGACTGATATGGATTACCTAGCATGGCATAAGAAGACGGGTATCCCTTTGATCCCTTATACCTCTGTTGCAAATGGATTTTTTGAGAAATTACGAAACAGTGGTGCATATCATAATGGCACTACACAACCGGAACTTCTAAAAAATACAATGTCTGAAAGGATGATAAGAGCTTTTATCAATCCTTGTAATTTAAAGAGATATGAAATTTTAGATGAACTGCAAAAAGAACTTGGATATTCCATGATTGAATTATCGCTTGCTTATTTAACCAATCACAGTGCACCGATTATTCCAGTGGTATCTGTTCGTAATACTATGCAATTAGAACCTGTCGTACGTGCAAGTGAAATTGTATTACCAAAAGACGTAATAGCTAAGCTTGATGAATGTGCGAAATAATATAACGTTTTCATTTAAAATAATATTACGTTTTCATTTACAATATTGATTGTTGGCTTTATAGCTAAATATTGAGTGTTGACTTAATAACAAACTTTTGAGAGTTAGTATAAGAACCATCATAAAAAGTTAAGGATCCTTATTGATGAAGGAGTAATATGCTATGCCAAATTCCGTATGTGCACAAAGGAGGTCTCTATGAATTATCAAAATCCTATTATTAGGGGATTTTATCCGGATCCAAGTGTATGCTTTGCAAATGGTAAATATTATTTAGTCTGCAGTTCCATGCAGTATTTTCCTGGTGTACCCTTATTTGAAAGCGAGGACTTGGTAAATTGGACTCAGATTGGCCACTGTCTAACAAGACCTGATCAGATTGCATTACAAGGGGTCAGCAGTTCAGGCGGGGTTTTTGCTCCTTCCATACGATATTTTGAAGGTCGATTCTACATGACCACCACGAACTCTACCACTCAGCAGAATTTTTTTGTTTGGACGGATGATATCTATGGTGAATGGTCCGACCATATTTTCATTGATCAGGACGGAATCGATCCATCCCTATTTTTCGAAAACGGAAAAAGTTATTTTATGAGCAACGGATCTGATGCAGAGGGAATATCAGGTATCGTGCAATGTGAAATCGCTATCGACACAGGTAAAAAGCTTTCCCCAAGTAAAACTATCTGGCAGGGTTCAGGTGGTCGTTATTTAGAAGGACCCCATTTATATAAAATCAAAGATTATTATTATCTGGTAGCTGCAGAGGGAGGTACTGAATATGGTCATATGGTCACCTATGCCAGAAGTACTTCTCCTTACGGTCCCTTTGAAGCCTACCCTAGCAATCCGGTCCTTACTAACAGAAACCTAGGTGGTTTTCAAATTCAAGGTGTCGGGCATGGTGATTTGATTGAAGCTCCTGACGGAAGTTTTTGGATGCTTCACCTGGGTTTTCGTCAGACAGGTAGGTGGACTACCTTCCATCATTTAGGAAGGGAAGTATTCCTGTCACCGGTGAGTTTCCATGATGATGGATGGTTTACTGTTGGAACAGACGGAACTACTTCAGAATATGTTGAGGTACCTTTTACATATAAAGTGCAGGAGTTCAAAACCGAATATACTTTTTGTAATACAGACTTTGAGAAGGACTGGTGCTACCAAAGGCATCCTTCTAGGGAAAACTATTCATTATCCCAAAGTCAAATTATATTAAATGGAAACAGTATCTCACTTGATGATGTTGATTCTCCGACTTTTATCGGATTAAGGCAGAAAGAATTCTGCTGTCGCATAAATTGTGATATTGAAATTGACCGTGGTGAAGCAGGCATAACTTTTTACATGGACGAAAACCACCATTATGATCTTGCAATATCGAAATATCCAGAAGGCTTCCGAGTAATCGTAAGGTTATGTATTGGTAATATAAAATCCATTGAAGCTGAATATTCTTTAGGTGATAGCAATCGTGCTTCCTTCATAATTGATTCTAACAGTCAACAGTACAGTTTTTATGTCAAATCAGAAAATGAAATCATCCATCTTGGTACCGGGTTGACCCGTTATCTTTCCTCCGAAGTTGCTGGTGGATTTACCGGAGTTATCATTGGTTTATATGCTCTTGATCATAACTCCATAAATACTGCTAAATTCAAGGATTTTAAATGTGAATACTTGCATGAATGATTATTTTTTATCAAAAAAGATATTAACAGTAGGATACTAGAACCCCTTGTGGATTATGGGTTTTCTATTGCGACTTTTAGTCCGGATTCTAGGTGGAATGGAGTCAAAGGTGGATGTTCTTTGTCCGTTTATCTTGACCTTTGACGGAGAGGGAGCCGATACGCTGATGCCATAGTGAAGGGCTTGTCCATTTCTTCGTTAGATTTATTTCATTTCTCTTAAAAAGAAAATATTTACATATATTTGACAATATATGTTAGTAGCCTTGAATAAAGAGTTTAAATATAAAGATTAGAAGGAGAGATTAACATGAAGCTAGATAAGATTAGAATAATTCGAACTATGCTATTCATAGTTGTCATATGCTTTTTATCATCGTCTAAGTTTGTTTTTGCAGCCCAGACGAAATCGTATGATATTAGTAAAGGAAACATTACAATAAATAAATCTGGTGATTATACAATCACAGGTAAGACGGATAAATACACAATAACAATTAAAAAAGGTGTATCAACCAACATAACCTTACATGATGTTGAGTTATCAGCAAAAGGATATCAAAATATACCTATTTTGATTGAAAGCGGTGGAACTGCGAACTTTATCTTAAAAGGAGAAAACAAGTTAACAAGTGATGCCGATGGTATTCATGTGAAATCTGGAGGAAAGTTTATTATATCATCTTCTAGTACTGGTTCTCTAGAAGCAGTTGGAGGACTTGATAACTCTGGAATTGGTGGAAGTGGTACAATCATAATAAAAGGTGGTACGGTAAAAGCAATCGGAGGTAAATATGGCTATGGAATCGGAAGTGGCGATGCCTTTAAATTTCTCTATGACAAAGTTGAGGAGGCAGGAACTATAACAATTAGTGGTGGTAATGTAACCGCTATTGGTGGAGAGTCTGCTTCTGGTGGTATCGGTTATTCTAGTGAAAAATCAATCGGTAACATCGAAATTACCGGAGGAACCGTTTATTCGACTTCTGGAGGTTCTGGAATCGGGGATCATTCTAATGCTACTAAGGGTAATAAGATTACAATCAGCGGTGGTAATATTACAGCAATAGGTGGTGCTTATGGTGCTGGTATTGGCGGTAATTTAATTCCAAACGAAACATCAGTGACAATCACAGGAGGGACAGTGAGGGCAAATGGTGGTACGAGTACATCCATGTATGATTCTTGGTCCTATTCGAATTGTAATCTTAAAGGGAAAAAACAAGAGAACGACATAGCTGCAAAGAGTATTACTATTACAGGTGGACAAATATTTGCTGAGACTTGCTCCGTTCAACCAAAAAATTCCCAAGGACAAAAAGTATATCTTATGTTAATACCAAGTGAAACAGGTAAGGTAAACAAAATTACAGCCTACCAGAAAAGCTATGGTTGTAAGGATATTAACTCGAAGGGAATATTAAGCTTATGGCTGCCATACTTAAATAGTGAAGATGGTAAGCTTGCTTTAGATGTAACATTTGCGTCAGGAAAACATACAAAGATGGACTATTTAAGTTCCTATCGTATATTGCAGGGTTATAGTAATTCAAAATATATGGTATTTAATTTATCTGTCAGTAACTTAGAAGTGTATGCGGATGGTCTTATTTACAAAAATACATTTTATGAAAGAAACAACGAAAATGAAGTGATTAAAGTAACCGGTTCCACTTCAAAAAATCAAATTATAGTACATGGCGGGAGACACAGGTTTGAATTTGAGAATGTGACTGTAGATTATACAAAACAAACTGATAAAATGTTCTTTATTGTGAGTGGCGAATCTGATATTATTATCAATAGCAAGAAACAAAATTCAATAAAAACCGGTGGTAGTAGCGTAGGCTTTTATGTAGGTACGAATGCTAAGCTATCCTTTGTAGGAAGTTCTAATGAGGATAAATTAACGATAGAAACTTTTGATGATTCCTATGGAATTGCAACACCAAGCGGTTCCATCCAACAATTTGGAGGAACTATCTCCATCACAGCAAAACAAAATAGCATTGGAGTATATCTTGGAAATGCAGGAGCTTTCTCCTTATATAATGGTATAATTAATGGTATTAGTAGTACACAAAA is a window of Lachnoclostridium phytofermentans ISDg DNA encoding:
- a CDS encoding glycoside hydrolase family 2 TIM barrel-domain containing protein — protein: MKADLTWLDNPEVFRVNQLAAHSDHPFYKSKEEMELSTSEVPFSQNFTEKNSLLQSLNGTWQFRYSVSAKERPEYFYQEDFIGSDFDEIAVPCHIELAGYDKIHYINTMYPWEGHYYRRPAYCLGNDSLRGTFSEASYNPVGSYRKRFDIEKGLLGKRVCISFEGVEQAMYIWLNGQFIGYAEDSFTPSEFDLTPYIKEKDNILAVEVHKRSTAAFLEDQDFFRFFGIFRNVTLYAKPEIHIEDMWVKPQLNEDNSSGKLGLELKISNRIELGTITLKVQDDNHKIILEKSIEAKEKVSYESNVIENIIPWSYKNPYLYTVNLEVYDNSGCLVEIVPYRIGFRRIEIKDKLILLNGKRLIINGVNRHEWSQTSGRCINLSDMQTDMKLILQNNINAVRTSHYPNQIPWYYLCDVSGIYVMSETNLESHGSWQKLGAIEPSWNMPGSILQWKEAVVDRARTNFETFKNHTSILFWSLGNESYAGDNIESMNQFFKENDASRLVHYEGVVNNRAYESTISDVESRMYASSKQIEEYLESDPAKPFILCEYMHDMGNSLGGLKSYIDLIPRYEMYQGGFIWDFIDQALLVKDEISGEMVLRYGGDFDDRPSDYEFSGDGIVFADRTEKPSVQEVKYYYGLYQS
- a CDS encoding beta-galactosidase small subunit, giving the protein MDCINHKDSDKLQIVYGDVVLGVHGNGFHYLFSYQVGGLESLVIDGKEWLYRSPKPTFWRATTCNDRGNGFPLRSGMWLSADCFIRCSEITLKIDGEEKKPQIAPDNNQYSSEEFTSNVSITFTYETITVPSTTVDVEYEVLPSGIINVNVHYHGNATLPELPVFGMRFIMPTKATSYRYEGLSGETYPDRMAGGLEGIYEIEGLPVTKYLVPQDCNVHMKTKWVEVYRNTTKNNSDHDNQKFGLKISSINKEFAFSCIPYTALELENATHQEELPFPRRTVLSILGAVRGVGGINSWGADVEPEYHINAGEDICYSFQISKAKSM
- a CDS encoding aldo/keto reductase translates to MKQVVIPNTDLKVSNICLGAGNFGDKLNEEEVYQVLDAFVSAGGNFIDTAKVYCSWATGDNSSEQYLGRWLKLRNAYQNVMIATKGGHFYIGDKEKKSRVSRQEIATDLEESLQTLGLDCIGMYYLHRDDKLLPVEEIVDFCEDFVKEGKIRYYAFSNWDIDRAESALDYAKTTGKKGFVALSNQYSLAYVEKKNNMNPDKTLILTDMDYLAWHKKTGIPLIPYTSVANGFFEKLRNSGAYHNGTTQPELLKNTMSERMIRAFINPCNLKRYEILDELQKELGYSMIELSLAYLTNHSAPIIPVVSVRNTMQLEPVVRASEIVLPKDVIAKLDECAK
- a CDS encoding glycoside hydrolase family 43 protein, with translation MNYQNPIIRGFYPDPSVCFANGKYYLVCSSMQYFPGVPLFESEDLVNWTQIGHCLTRPDQIALQGVSSSGGVFAPSIRYFEGRFYMTTTNSTTQQNFFVWTDDIYGEWSDHIFIDQDGIDPSLFFENGKSYFMSNGSDAEGISGIVQCEIAIDTGKKLSPSKTIWQGSGGRYLEGPHLYKIKDYYYLVAAEGGTEYGHMVTYARSTSPYGPFEAYPSNPVLTNRNLGGFQIQGVGHGDLIEAPDGSFWMLHLGFRQTGRWTTFHHLGREVFLSPVSFHDDGWFTVGTDGTTSEYVEVPFTYKVQEFKTEYTFCNTDFEKDWCYQRHPSRENYSLSQSQIILNGNSISLDDVDSPTFIGLRQKEFCCRINCDIEIDRGEAGITFYMDENHHYDLAISKYPEGFRVIVRLCIGNIKSIEAEYSLGDSNRASFIIDSNSQQYSFYVKSENEIIHLGTGLTRYLSSEVAGGFTGVIIGLYALDHNSINTAKFKDFKCEYLHE